TTCACAGAGATTGATGAAATGCagagaaaaatgtcttcagagACAACAGACCCAGTCCTGGAATACTGAAGAAGCCAGGCAGCAAGAACAAAGTGCACAGAGAGGTACCCACAGGTGGAGGCTACCATTGCATGGGCTTGGATTCGGTTTTCATCTGTTGGCCATCTTCTTGACTCAAGATGGCATTATGAGACCCTACTTTCCCTTGCTGAGGGATAAGCACTTTTCTTGAACTTTCTGTGGACAAACTTCCACACATTTTGTCTGAGATAGCTCCTGGTATGGCTCTATACACTGAGGTGGGAATTGGTCTTGGACCTGCTGTGGGCAACTCTCTTGGTTTAACTCCTGGCACTGAGGAAGACACACCTCCTGAACTTGCACTGGGCACTTCTCTTGGCAGGGATCCTGGCATGAAGGGAGGCATACCTCCTCAGCCTTTGCCTGGCATTGCTCTTGGGTCTTTTGAAGACATGGAGGAGGCACACATGGCTGCTTGCACTGTTGTTCATTAAATGACATCCTAGGGTGGATAGCAGGACCTGAAACAAACACAAGATTTGAAATTAACTTTAGTAATAGTACTAGGATGGGAACTGGGAGATGACGGGTTGGTAGAGGGAAATGGAAAGTGAATGATTATTAACCCTAAGAACTTGTTtgcagttttttaattttttatttattttttattttttttatccttttctcttttcgATCCCTATTTCAGCTCCCTCTGATAACCATATCCTAGGTGGGAATATTTTCATAGCTCTTGTCTAGATACTCATAGCCCAATCCTACCTGACACTTAGTTCCACCACAGATCTTCCCTTTTCCTCTATTTGACTAATCTTTTTGAAAACCAGGTACAAGAGACTAGACAGATACACAGGATGGTGTGAGAGGCCCAAGAAATGGCAAACCACTGAAAATCAGTGGGAAGTACAGTGcagtggaggaagagaggagccTCCTGAAGGCAGAGCAgcaagtgggagggagagagggcacaGATGTCTCCACTTACCTGTCTTCAGCAAGACTCAACAAAGGATGTGGATTGCAGGGCTCAGCAGAATAGGGACTTTTATATAGTGCCTGGTCCTGCCTCCTGCAGTACTGACTGGCCACGTGGGCTGATGTCCTAATTGTGGAGTCAACATAACGAGCTTCCTCTGAAATTGCCCATAGTTTGAGTCACTGCTTGGGATGCCTGTTAATCAGTCTCCATTTGGGCTGCTGGGTCCTTACCAGACCTCAGCAGGGAGGGGCTCCTTTCAGATCTCTCTCATTAGAGGTAGCAGCGAAAGAATGTTCATAAAACGTTATCTTAGTCTGTTAAACTGGGATGGGGTTCCTTGTCTGCCCAAACTGGTTCAGGAGGTGGCAAGAGATAAGATCCATCTTACTCATCTTGTCTTTACCCACAGGAAGGCCTAAGGCCTTGGGGTCTATCTGGGTCAAGGCCATGTATGGCCGATTTCAGACATTTCCACTGGATGTCTCTTCTTTGAGCCTGAAAATCACACTTCCAGACCCAAGGAAGATGGATTGTCCTATGGTCCCAAGCATACAAAGGATCTACAGTCTCCTGGAGATAGTGATTTTCCTGCACAGAAGTCTTCGGGGAAATTGGAGTCatttgttactctttttttttccccccatttgttACTCTTAAGTTGTGAAGTACGgtggaggaaaagagagggagaaggccGATAACCTTCATTTTCTT
This is a stretch of genomic DNA from Canis lupus baileyi chromosome 12, mCanLup2.hap1, whole genome shotgun sequence. It encodes these proteins:
- the PRR9 gene encoding proline-rich protein 9, giving the protein MSFNEQQCKQPCVPPPCLQKTQEQCQAKAEEVCLPSCQDPCQEKCPVQVQEVCLPQCQELNQESCPQQVQDQFPPQCIEPYQELSQTKCVEVCPQKVQEKCLSLSKGK